In [Phormidium] sp. ETS-05, the genomic window GGGACGAAACCCAACATCCCACGAGGGGGGAACTATCCAAGATCAAACCATATTAGTGCAGGCATTGAATGCCGAAATAATCGCGGGTTACACCGTATTGCCAGACATCCATAACCAACCGGCATTGCTACTGCAAATTGACCTACCCAGAGAAATTTACCGCCAAGGACAAAATAGCCTGGGCTATTTGATAGTTTCTATATTGGGAGTAGGGATATTATTCATTCCTTTATCCCTACTGCTGCTGGAAAAAATGGTACTCTACCGTCTGGCTACGCTCTGTAGGGGCGTCCGCCACATTACCAGCTTTGCCCAGTTGTCCGAGCGGGTGCCAGTGATGGGCGAAGACGAACTCTCTGGTTTAGCTGTTTCCATTAACACTATGCTCGCTGCTTTGGAGTCCAAAGCTCACGAATGCACCCTGGAAAGGCAAAAAGTCGATCGGCTGCTGCTGAATATCCTCCCGGAACAGATAGCGACTCGCCTCAAACAGGAAGAGCAGACGATCGCCGACAGCTTTGCCGAAGTCACCGTATTATTTGCCGATATTGTCGGTTTTACCCAATTTTGCACCCAAATCCCCCCCACCGAGCTGGTGGCTCTGCTGAACGAAATCTTTTCTCGATTCGATTTGTTAGCCGAACAGTATAATTTAGAAAAAATCAAGACGATCGGCGATGCCTACATGATTGTCAGCGGCATTCCCGTACCCCGCCCCGACCATGCCGAAGCAATGGCAAATATGGCATTAGAAATGCAGCGGACGATCGGCCAATTCAATGCCAAAACCGGTAGCTCTTTTAATATCCGTATTGGTATCCACACCGGCCCGGTAGTAGCGGGAGTCATCGGCATCAAAAAATTCATCTATGACTTATGGGGCGATACCGTAAATATCGCCAGTCGGATGGAATCTCACGGTCTGCCCGGTTGCATTCAAGTTACCGAAGCCACTTACCAGCAGTTAAAGCACAAATATTTATTTGAAAAACGCGGCACTATTCACGTTAAAGGCAAAGGCGAAATGACCGTTTATCTGCTTCAAGCTCTCATCCCCACCGATAAACTGCCCGCCATGAGTCCATAATCAAGCCGTCATCTCTCTATTAGATGGCAGCACTTGCCATCTATAATCACAAATTTTATCATCATCTGATTTAGATTGACATTCAACCCAGATAAAATTTATGTTCCTCGGCGAATTCATCCTCGCTCAATAATTGGCCAATTATATCAGACGGATGAAATTTGGCTCGCCACCTATGTATTTCTCAATTTATCGTCGATAATTTCAACCAAGCGACGGGTAGCATCTAGGGCTTGCTGCCGTGGGTCTTTCCCCTTGGCATCACTAGGAGAATTGGCGACAACTTCACTGTCTCTATCATCAGAGTTGTCGCCAAATCCCTTTTTTCCCGTCAAAAAATAAGTGCGCATCTCCCCCTTGCCTTTCACTTGAATAGCACCGCGTTTTTCAAATAAGAATTCTGATTTTAAAATATTGTATACAATCTCACTCACATGAATCGTGCCAGCTAACCCGTGGGACTCCATACGGCTGGCAGTGTTGACCGTATCGCCCCACAGGTCATAGATGAATTTTTTGATGCCAATGACTCCCGCTACTACCGGGCCGCTATGGATGCCGATGCGGATGCTTAGGGTTTTATTATATTTGGCGTTAAACTCGGCGATACTCTTCTGCATATCCAAGGCCATTTGAGCCATCGCATGGGCGTGGTCTTCCCTGGGGACGGGCAATCCCCCCACCACCATATAGGCATCACCAATAGTTTTGATTTTCTCCAAACCATGCTTTTCCGTGAGCCGGTCAAATTGGGAAAAGATTTTGTTAAGAATTTCTACCAACTCAATCGGATTCAAACAAGAAGCCATCTGGGTAAAGCCCACAATATCGGCAAACAGCACCGTCACATCATTAAAGCTCTCGGCAATAATGGCAGATTCCTGTTTGAGGCGAGAAGCGATTTCTGCGGGGAGGATATTTACCAGGAGGCGCTCGGTTTTTTTCTGTTCCAAAAGCAACGCTTTTTCAGCGCGTTGACGCTGAATAAATTGGCCGAGTTGGTTGCCGATCGCCCCTGTGCTAGAGAGCAAGTCCTCATCCACTTCCACCACCCCCATACTGCACAGAACCATCACCCCCAACACTTCACCACCGCTCTGGATGGGAAAAGCCAGGGCGCCCCGCATAGCCACAAAAGGAGGGCTCTGAAATCCATCGAGCTGCCATTGGGGCTCCCCGGTCGCCCACACCAGCCCCGCCAAACTCTCTCCTAACGCCGCTAAGGTCAAGGAGTTAGCCCGCCTGTCTGGATTTACAGGCGTAATTTTCGGCCAGATATCCACCCGCCGCAATCTTGGTCCTGGCTCCACCATCCACAGTTCCCCCCCATCCCATCCCGTATTTTGGGCGATCGCTTCCAAAGTTCTCGCCAGGGCCTCCGCCACCTCCAGTCCCTCAGACAAAATTCGATTCACCGCATTTTGCGCCGCTTGGCGCTGATAGCGGCGTTTTTGTGCCGTCACATCCCGACCGATATAAACAAAATCCCAGGCGGATTTTTCCCCCCCAGTTGCCCTTTCCCGCCCCACCCCCTCAATATCCGTCTCCAACAAAGAGCGCGAAAATGAAACCGTCAACCGGGAGCCGCCTTTGGTTTGGCAAAGCATATCCGCACCATTCCACTCCTCATCGCCACAGTCAGCCATCGTGGGGAGCATCCGGTGTCGTTCTGACTCTACCACCAGCACCGCGATCGACTCGCCAATTAACTCCTCCTCCCCATAGCCGAATAAACTTTGCGCCGCCTTATTGACAGTTTTGATCTTCCCCTCTGCCGTAGTGACAATCAGGGCATCCGCCATAGAGGTGATAATTTTATCAATATAATCTTTCGCTTTGTGTAGAGCCACAACTAACAATTCCATTTCATTACTGGCCTGGACCAATGTTTGCTCCAAAGCCATCTTTTCCGTCACCTCTTCAATGCCCAGTAACCACCCGGCAAAATCTCCATCCTGGTGGGCGATCGCGTGCAAATCAAAATATAGCCGCTCCCCCCCCTCACCCACCCGGCCAATCCCTTTCAGCTCAAACCGGTCTTGGTTCCCCGCCAGCACATCCTCCAAGATATCTTCCATCCCATAGAGTTCTGGAAACGCTTGGCGCACATCCTCACCCACCACCAAATCTTCCGGCACATCGGCAAACCGCTCCAATCCGGTGGATATTTCCACTATAGTCAAATTCCGGTCTGCCACCACATATTCCATCTGGCGCAGTAAAAATAATAATTTTTTTAAAATTTCATTCATTTTATTATTTTTTGCTGATATAATACTCATTATATAGCCCAAATGTT contains:
- a CDS encoding adenylate/guanylate cyclase domain-containing protein; protein product: MPSLLLGADMNLRYKTLLAIASTLAGLLGVLHLVSSTIVLDGFTQLEKKDALRNVERVRGAFFNYLDEYKAIHYERAVWDETYDFITKPNSQYPNRNLRPEDFHLLKTNFILLLNLQGELVLGKGYDFQEQKAIPIPQELLQQLDETGKNPEFKGILLIPGSDPIAIAAGPILPTEGKAPPGGTLIFARHLHRGEIEHLGKLTQLSITAYPLDNPQLDANRRQIAKQLNPTPTHPVGWVEGRNPTSHEGGTIQDQTILVQALNAEIIAGYTVLPDIHNQPALLLQIDLPREIYRQGQNSLGYLIVSILGVGILFIPLSLLLLEKMVLYRLATLCRGVRHITSFAQLSERVPVMGEDELSGLAVSINTMLAALESKAHECTLERQKVDRLLLNILPEQIATRLKQEEQTIADSFAEVTVLFADIVGFTQFCTQIPPTELVALLNEIFSRFDLLAEQYNLEKIKTIGDAYMIVSGIPVPRPDHAEAMANMALEMQRTIGQFNAKTGSSFNIRIGIHTGPVVAGVIGIKKFIYDLWGDTVNIASRMESHGLPGCIQVTEATYQQLKHKYLFEKRGTIHVKGKGEMTVYLLQALIPTDKLPAMSP
- a CDS encoding adenylate/guanylate cyclase domain-containing protein; its protein translation is MNEILKKLLFLLRQMEYVVADRNLTIVEISTGLERFADVPEDLVVGEDVRQAFPELYGMEDILEDVLAGNQDRFELKGIGRVGEGGERLYFDLHAIAHQDGDFAGWLLGIEEVTEKMALEQTLVQASNEMELLVVALHKAKDYIDKIITSMADALIVTTAEGKIKTVNKAAQSLFGYGEEELIGESIAVLVVESERHRMLPTMADCGDEEWNGADMLCQTKGGSRLTVSFSRSLLETDIEGVGRERATGGEKSAWDFVYIGRDVTAQKRRYQRQAAQNAVNRILSEGLEVAEALARTLEAIAQNTGWDGGELWMVEPGPRLRRVDIWPKITPVNPDRRANSLTLAALGESLAGLVWATGEPQWQLDGFQSPPFVAMRGALAFPIQSGGEVLGVMVLCSMGVVEVDEDLLSSTGAIGNQLGQFIQRQRAEKALLLEQKKTERLLVNILPAEIASRLKQESAIIAESFNDVTVLFADIVGFTQMASCLNPIELVEILNKIFSQFDRLTEKHGLEKIKTIGDAYMVVGGLPVPREDHAHAMAQMALDMQKSIAEFNAKYNKTLSIRIGIHSGPVVAGVIGIKKFIYDLWGDTVNTASRMESHGLAGTIHVSEIVYNILKSEFLFEKRGAIQVKGKGEMRTYFLTGKKGFGDNSDDRDSEVVANSPSDAKGKDPRQQALDATRRLVEIIDDKLRNT